Proteins from a genomic interval of Spartobacteria bacterium:
- a CDS encoding transcriptional regulator, translated as MSDDDFYDEMSRLIRKNRKLAGLTQAGLAQLAGIGKTSVFDLEKGKPGARLETLLAVCRVLNIQVRLEGPVSSADM; from the coding sequence ATGTCGGATGATGATTTTTATGATGAAATGAGTCGGTTAATTCGCAAAAATCGAAAACTGGCGGGGTTGACACAGGCGGGTTTGGCGCAGTTGGCGGGGATTGGTAAGACATCGGTGTTTGATTTGGAAAAGGGCAAGCCGGGGGCTCGTCTGGAAACCTTGTTGGCGGTTTGTCGGGTGTTGAACATCCAGGTGCGTCTGGAAGGGCCTGTATCGAGTGCGGATATGTAG
- a CDS encoding formylglycine-generating enzyme family protein: MQRHGPDAAGASEGTHKNGDIETFDLGRGVTLEMVYIEPGTFMMGSPRSEAGRSEDEAQHRVTLTKGYWIGKYEVTQAQWETIMGTNPSKFKGAMNPVETVSWDDCQVFIEKLNVRNSGDTFRLPTEAEWEFAARGGNKSRGTVYSGGNELNAVGWYEGNSGKQAHEVGTKEPNELGLYDMSGNVWEWCSDWYGDYSVLAQVDPQGVNSGSYRVVRGGGWGSGADYCRVAGRSYGSPCYSDDYYGFRLARSTGR, translated from the coding sequence ATGCAGCGACACGGACCCGATGCGGCTGGTGCATCGGAGGGAACACATAAAAACGGCGATATCGAAACGTTTGATTTGGGACGTGGCGTCACGCTGGAGATGGTCTATATAGAGCCGGGCACGTTCATGATGGGTAGTCCCAGATCAGAAGCAGGTCGCAGCGAAGATGAAGCGCAGCATCGGGTGACGTTGACGAAGGGGTATTGGATCGGCAAATACGAGGTGACGCAGGCGCAGTGGGAAACGATTATGGGGACGAATCCCTCAAAATTTAAGGGGGCAATGAATCCCGTAGAAACGGTGAGCTGGGATGATTGTCAGGTATTTATCGAGAAACTGAATGTGCGTAATTCCGGTGATACATTTCGGTTGCCCACGGAAGCGGAATGGGAATTTGCCGCACGCGGGGGGAATAAGAGCAGGGGAACGGTTTATAGCGGAGGGAATGAGTTAAATGCAGTCGGCTGGTATGAGGGTAACAGCGGCAAGCAAGCGCATGAGGTGGGGACGAAAGAGCCGAATGAGCTGGGGCTTTATGACATGAGCGGCAACGTATGGGAGTGGTGTTCTGATTGGTATGGCGACTACTCTGTGCTCGCACAGGTTGATCCGCAGGGGGTGAATTCGGGCTCCTACCGGGTCGTTCGGGGCGGCGGTTGGGGCAGCGGCGCGGACTACTGCCGTGTGGCGGGTCGGAGCTACGGCAGCCCGTGCTACTCGGACGACTACTACGGGTTCCGGCTGGCTCGCTCTACAGGACGATGA
- a CDS encoding toxin HipA: MRKAMVFMHECEAGVLVEHDEGMYSFEYAKGYDGAPISRTLPVRAEAYTFEGFPSVFDGWLPEGLMLEALLRSRKIDRQDYFSQLLAVGTDLVGAVQVTSMDGDDAERGDG, encoded by the coding sequence ATGAGAAAAGCAATGGTTTTCATGCATGAATGCGAAGCGGGCGTATTGGTGGAGCACGATGAGGGAATGTACTCTTTTGAATATGCGAAAGGGTATGATGGTGCGCCGATTTCACGTACGCTGCCGGTGAGGGCGGAGGCTTATACGTTTGAAGGGTTCCCGTCCGTGTTTGACGGTTGGCTGCCGGAGGGGCTGATGCTGGAGGCGTTACTGCGCAGTCGCAAGATTGACCGGCAGGATTATTTTTCGCAGTTGCTGGCGGTTGGAACGGATCTAGTAGGCGCGGTGCAGGTCACATCAATGGATGGGGATGACGCCGAACGGGGCGATGGTTAG
- a CDS encoding helix-turn-helix domain-containing protein, whose product MNNVEIGRKLVERRRILGVDQKSIAELSGVSVHTLSNIESGKGNPSLKILCKILDVLGLELSMDIKKI is encoded by the coding sequence ATGAATAATGTGGAGATCGGGCGGAAACTGGTGGAACGGCGGCGTATTTTGGGCGTGGATCAGAAGTCCATAGCGGAATTGAGCGGTGTTTCGGTGCATACCTTGAGCAATATCGAATCGGGCAAGGGCAATCCATCGCTGAAGATCCTGTGCAAAATACTGGACGTGCTTGGACTGGAATTGAGCATGGATATAAAGAAGATTTAG